The window CTCCTGGGTGCCGGACGACACGTCCGCGGTCACCGCGATGACCCGCACCCGGCGGGGAACCGCGAGCTGCTCCTCGGCCGCGCGGATCCGGCGGGTCGTCTCGATGCCGTCGATGTCCGGCAGGTGCCGGTCCATCAGCACGACGTCGTAGTCACCCTGGATCGCGGCGGCGATCCCGGCCGCGCCGGTCGTCACCGTGTCCAACGCGTGTCCGAGCCGGGCGAACTGCCGCTGGGCCAGGATCCGGTTGACGGTGTTGTCCTCGACCAGCAGCACCCGGAGACCCATCCGGCTGGCCACCGCGCGCACGGCCGCACCCGGCACCGCGCTGTCGGCAGGCCGCAGCGGTGCCGAGAGCGTGACCGCGGTGCCACCGGCCGAGCCGCGGGTCGCGGTGAGCCTGCCGCCGAGCCGGTCGGCGAGCAACCGGGCCAGATAGAGCCCGAAGTGACGGCCGTCTTCCGGCGGCGTCGGCCGGGCCGAGTGCAATCCCGCCCAGACGTGCGCGGGGAGGCCCGGCCCGGCGTCGGTGACCGAGAACCGCACCGGCAGCCCTTCCGGGCCGGAGTGCCCCGCCCGCTCCACCGCGATCGCGAACGGCGGGCGGCCGTGCGCCACCGCGTTCGTCACGAGCTCGGACAGCGCGTCGACCAGCGCGTCCCGGTCGCCGACCAGCGAGGTCGGGATCCGCGGGTCGATCTGGACCCCCACCGACGTGGTCGTGCTGACCACGGCGGTGACCTCACCCAGCAGTTCGGGCAGGTCGAAGGACCGCGCGGCCGGCTCGGCCGCGGTGGACCCGGAGGCCCTGGTGGCGAGCACCCCGAGCAGCGCGCCGATGCGGTTGCACGCGGACAGCACCTCTTCGGCGCCGCTGATCACCTGCTCGGCCAGCTGGCGCTGGCTCTCGTCGAGGCCCGCCATGACCAGCAGCTCACCGAAGCCGAGCAGCGAGTGCAGCGGCGTCCGGATACCGAACGTGAGGCTGTTGGACAGTAGTCGGACGATCGATTCAGCGGACTGGTCGGGGTTCATGGGTCCTCGTCAAGGGGGGTCGGGCCGCTGCGGTATCAGGCGGCCTGGGCGGCGATCGCCTCGGTGAGCTGGTTCAGGACGTCGGCCTGGTACTGCTCGGTCGGCTGCAGGTAGACGACGCGGCGGCGGGGCCGCGCGCCGAACCGCGACTTCTGCAGGTCGGCGCTCATCCCCAGCAGCAGGCGCTTGGCGCCCCGGCGCTGCCCGGTGCGGAACGTCTGCCAGAGCGTCTGCTGGTAGCTGCGGTGCGATGCCACGTAGGTGTAGTCGAGGCCGACGAACACCGGCGCGACGTGCTCCGGACCGTGGTAGAGCAGCGCGAACGCGATCGGCTCGTCCGGCCCGTCGGTCAGCCGGAGCAGGGCCAGCTCCCAGCACGACTCGGCCAGCACCTCGTCGAACAGCCGCCGCGGCAGCGGGAACACGTTCAGCTCCAGGTTGCGGGCGTGCACGTTCCGGTAGAGGCGGTAGAGGTGGTCGCGCTCGGCCGTGGTCAGCGCCGCCGCGGCCGAGCTGCCACCGACGATGTTCTCCACCTGGTAGCGGTCCTCCCAGCTCAGCACCGCGGTGCGCTGGTGGTACCTGGCCTTCTTCGCCAGCCCGGCGAGGAACTGGGTGTCGTCGGCGAAATCGAGCTCACGCTCCCAGGTCGGCATCGTCGGCAGTCGGAGGAAGCCTTCCCCGACCAGGAAGTCGTGCAACTCCTGCGCCTCCGGCGAGCCGTCGTCCTCCAGGTCGCGCAGCGCGAGCGCGGAGGCGCCGACCTTCTCCTCCTCGGTCCGGGCGGCGGTCAGGAGCAGCCGGAGCGCCGCCCGCCAGTCCGCACTGCGGTCGAGCCAGAGGTGGTCGCCCTCGGTGATCAGCGAACCCATGCCGACGACGGTCGACGTCAGGTACATCGGCAGCTCGGCGCGCCGCCGCTCGACCTCGGCCGAGACCTCGACCGTCGAGAGCATGTCGTCCTTCCAGCACGCGGTCGTGAAGAACGTCGCGGCGACCGGCGCGTCCGACGCGTCCCGCACGATCCAGTACGTGAACCGCCAGCCCTGCGGGTCGGACGCCGGGTCACCGTCGAACGCGCGCTCGAACGTGCGCAGCGCCGCCCAGCCGAACGCACCGCGTCCGGCGAGCATCCGGTCCCACTCGTCTCGGTCGACGGTCCCGATCGTGTCGTGCCGCTCCAGCCGCAGCTCACCGTCAGCCGAGGGTGCGGACTCCACCGAGTCCATCGCCCGGAGCGGGATCGCCGGCGCGACCGGCACCGGCCGGAGCCGCACCGGACGCCCGGCCAGCTGCCGGGAGAACACGCTGACCAGCTCCTCGGCGGAGCTGCCCTCGTCGGCGAGCGCGGCAGGAAGCGCCGCCGCGATCGCGTCGACGAGCGCGACGATGTCGGCGTCGGTGTGGTGGTAGGTCAGCGTCACCCGGGCGCCGGAACGCTTCGCGGCCACCGCGGGGTACGACGCGGTGTCGACGAAGAAACCGGCGTCCAGCAGCCGCCCGGTGAGATTATAGGCGACCGGCGGCCCACCGGCCGCGATGTACCGGATCGGCGACTCGTCCACCGAGACCAGCGGCAGCCCCTGCTCCTCGGCCAGCCGGTTGAACAGGCGGATCGACGCCTGGAGCCGCTCCTGCCGCTCGGTGACCGCCGGCGAGAGGTGCCAGCGCGCGGACGCGATGACCGCGCCGAGCATCGGGGGCTGCACCGGGCCGGAGAAGATCATCGGGCCGCCGACCGTCCGGACCTGGCGGAGCAGCTCCTCGGTCGGGAACGTGAGCGCACCACCGGCGGCCGCGAACGACTTGTTCAGCGACGCGGCGACGAGCGTGCGCTCGGCGGCTGCCGGGGTGAGCCGGTCGAGCACGTGGCCGCGTCCGTTCTTCCCGGTCCACGACGCGCCGTGGGCGTCGTCGAGGTAGAGCCAGAGCTTCGGGAACTCCTCCACCATCCGGCACAGCGCGTCGACCGGCGCGAAGTCGGCGTACATGCTGTAGAGCCCGTCGCCCGCGTACCAGATCCGGTCGTGGGTGCGGGACAGCTCGGCGACCCGGGCGGCCAGCTTCTCCAGGTCGCTGTGCGGCACCAGCTCGACCAGCGTGCCCTGCGCCTGCGCCAGCTTGGCCGCGGTCTGGACGCTGGCGTGCACCTGGTGGTCGAGCAGCAGCGCGTCGTTCACGCCGATCAGCGTCGGCATCGCCGCCATGTGCCCGAGCGTGGTGCTCGGCGTGATCAGCGTCGGCCGCCCGAACACCTCGCTGAGCAGCGACTCGGCCTCGGTGTACGCGGGGGAGGAGAGGTAGGCGCGGGACGAGGAGAACTGCGTTCCGTACCGGGTCACCGCGTCGGTCACGGCCTCGGCGAGCGCGGGGTGCGTCTCGAGCCCGAGGTAGCTGCACGAGCCGAAGTTGACCAGTCGGCGTCCACGGACGGTGACGATCCGGCCGTCGAGGCGGTCGTCCTCGGCGACGTTGTGCAACATCCCCCGGCGCACACCGTCGGAGATGATGTCGTCAACGGCGCGCAACACGTCAGCAGCGGTCGGCATGGCGGAGGGGCTCCCTTGTTGTCCGTTGATTGCTCCGGCGCTGATCGGCGGCGTCCGTCCGGGATTGAGGGCTATAACCGGCCTGCAACCCGCCTCAGCATCCGCACACGCTTGCCGATCGGGTGGATGTGACGAACCGGACAACGGAACCGGCTACCTCCGGCGCGGCGTACAGCGTCGACGACCGGTCGGGCGTCGAGTTGCTCGTCGAGGTCGGAACGCTGCTCTCCGCGTCGACGGTGACGGCGCTGGACAGCGGCCTCGAACTGTCAGTGGTCGCGGTGGCCGCCTACGTCGGCGGCCGGCGCGGTGAACTCGTCGTCCGCCCGGCGTCCAACCCCGGCCCGACCGACCCGTTCCCGCTCGCCGGCGCCGAGGCCGCGGCGGGGCCCACCAGCCTGGCGGACGCACCGGGCCTCACGCCCGGCCTCCCGCCGATGCCCGAGCCCGGCGTCCACGCCGCATCGGTTCCGCCGCCGCTCACCCCGGCGGCCGGACCGGCTCCACTCCCCGACCTTCCGGCCGGGACGCCCGGCATCGGCGCCGCGCCGGGCCTGAGCGACATCCAGTGGCAACGCCTGGACGAGGGGCGGCCGATCGTCGACGCGACCAGCCTCGGCGGCCCGGCCGTCCTGCTCCCGGTGTCGCACGAGGGGCAGGTCCTCGCCGCGCTGCGGATCGGCGGCCTGGTCAACGAGGCCGCGGTCGTCGAGAACCTGAAGTCCGGCGAGCGGGGCGAGGTCGCGGTCGGCGCGGGTGCGCTGATCGGTGCCGCTATCGCGCGCCGCCGCACGCTGGCCGCGGACGAGAGTGAAGAGCGCCAGGCCCGCGCGATCCTCGACCAGATCGGCTCGGTGATCGTCCAGGTCGACATGCTGGGCCGGATCTCCTACGTCAACCAGGCGTGGACCAGGCTGACCGGCATCCCGACCGAGGACATGATCGGCCGGAACGCGATGGACCGCGTCCACCCGGACGACCACCACGTCGCGGCTGAGCACCTCGTCGAAGGCATGCGCGACCAGGCCCAGCGCACGATCAAGGACGTCCGGTTCCTCGACCGGGACGGCCGCCCGCGGTGGATGGAGGTCCAGGGCAAGGCGATCCTCAACGCCGCGGGCGAGGTCATTGGGTTCGGCGGCACGCTGCACGACGTCACCGAGCGCCGCCAGGAGACGTTGAACGCGAACGCCGCCCGCGACCGCGCCGAGCAGGCCCGCGACCGTGCGGAGCGCTCGAACCGGGCGAAGAGCGAGTTCCTGTCCCGGATGAGCCACGAGCTGCGTACGCCGCTCAACGCGATCCTCGGGTTCGCCCAGCTCCTGGAGCTCGCCGAGCTGGACCACGAAGACGCCGACAACCTCAACCAGATCGTCAGGGCGGGCAGGCACCTGCTCGCGGTGATCAACGACGCGCTCGACGTCGCCCGGATCGAAACCGGGCGGCTCTCGCTCTCGGTCGAGGACGTCCGGGTCGAGCCGGTCGTCGACGAGTGCCTGGACTTGATGCGTCCGGCGGCGGAGGAGAACGGCATCGCGCTGGGCCGGCCGACCGCGTCCGACGTCGGCATGATCGCCCGCGCCGACCGGCAGCGGCTCCGCCAGGTGCTGATCAACCTGCTGTCGAACGCGGTGAAGTACAACCGGCGCGGCGGTCAGGTCACGGTCGAGTACCACCCGGCCGACGACGCCGGGAACCGGGTCGCGCCCGAACTGGCCGACTGGCTGCGGATCACCGTGGCCGACAGCGGCATCGGCATCCCCGCCGACCGGCTGAACGAGGTCTTCGTGCCGTTCGAGCGGCTGGGTGCCGAGCGGACCGGGGTCGAGGGCACCGGCCTGGGCCTGTCGCTGGCCAAGAGCCTGATGGACGCGATGGGCGCCCGGATCAGCCTCAGCAGCATCGAGGGCATCGGGACCACGTTCCACCTCGACCTGCCCGCGATGGCAGCGATGCCGGACAGCGACCATCCCCCGGTCCTGGACCTCGGCCCGAACGGTCCGACGCTGGCCACGACGACCGTGCTCTACGTCGAGGACAATCCGGCGAACGTCACGCTGGTGCAGCGGGTGCTGAGCAAGCGCGAGAAGCTCCACCTGGTCGTCGCGCCGGACGGTGCGTCCGGGGTACGGCTGGTCGAGGAGCTCCGGCCCGCGCTGGTGCTGCTCGACGTGCACCTACCGGAGATGAGCGGCGACGAGGTTCTCGCGGCCGTGCGCAACCACGCCGATCCGGTGCTGCGCCGGACGCCGGTCATCATCGTCACCGCCGACGTCTCCGGTGGCGCCGAGCGGCGGCTGCGGACGGCGGGCGCCGACGCGTTCATCGCGAAGCCGATCGACGTCCACCGGCTGCTGACCGAGGTCGATCTGCACCTCACGTGAGGGTGGGAGGCGCGGTGCCCGTTGGGTCGGCGGCGTGGGCGTCGTACCAGGCGAGGAGGCCGGGGACGTCGACCCCGTGCGGTGGTGACTCGGCGTACGGACGCAAGCGGGCCACACCCCGGGCGAACAGGCGCGCCGATCCTGCCCGGTTGCCGCGCTGCGCGTGGGTGATCCCGACGCAGAACTGGGCGAGGCCCTGCCAGAGCTCACGCTCCGGCTCCGGCGCGGCCTTCCAGGCCGCCTCCAGCACCTCGTGCGCGGAGAACGCACGCCCACTGTCCAGCAGACGCTGAGCCTCGGCGAGCGTCTGCGGCGGCGGCAACGGCTCCTCCGAGACCGGGGGGACGCCACGGGGGTCGCCGTACGGCAGCGGACGTCCCAGCGCATCCCGCGGACGCGCCTGTCGCGGCCGCCCACGGTCGTCCCGGTCCCGGTTCACGGTTCCATTCTCCCCCGCCCGGACAGCGGGGGAGACCGTGGCGAGGGTTACGCGTCCGGCTGGGACGCCGAGCGAGGCGGAACGCCGGCCACGCCGGACGCGCCGGTCGCGGTGTCGGAGCGCAGCTTCTCGTAACCGGGCGCGACGCGGGTGGGGTCGAACTCCACCACGGTGTAGTCGGCCAGGCACTTCTCGGCGTAGGGGTCGAGCGAAAGGCGCCGGTTCAGCTCCTCGCGGTCGAGGCCGTCCGCGAGGATCACGCCGCCGTGGCGCGGCACCCGGCGGCCGGAGGCGACAAAAACGCCATCGGCGAACTGGCTGTCGAGCCAGGCCAGGTGGGCCTCTTCCTCGGCGTCCACTTCGGAAATATCAGCGACGTAAGTGAGTGTCACAACGAACATTCGCGCACCCTATCGGCTGCGCGCCACCGCCTTGGTGGCCTTTGGGCGAACCGGTCTTAACGCGCACGTGGCCTGGGGAAACGGAGTGACGTAGCCCTCCCAGGGGAATACTCCATCGGCCAGGTAGGGTTAATCGGTCCGGAAAGTCACGCACCGTGTCCGAACCGTCG is drawn from Cryptosporangium aurantiacum and contains these coding sequences:
- a CDS encoding aminotransferase class I/II-fold pyridoxal phosphate-dependent enzyme gives rise to the protein MPTAADVLRAVDDIISDGVRRGMLHNVAEDDRLDGRIVTVRGRRLVNFGSCSYLGLETHPALAEAVTDAVTRYGTQFSSSRAYLSSPAYTEAESLLSEVFGRPTLITPSTTLGHMAAMPTLIGVNDALLLDHQVHASVQTAAKLAQAQGTLVELVPHSDLEKLAARVAELSRTHDRIWYAGDGLYSMYADFAPVDALCRMVEEFPKLWLYLDDAHGASWTGKNGRGHVLDRLTPAAAERTLVAASLNKSFAAAGGALTFPTEELLRQVRTVGGPMIFSGPVQPPMLGAVIASARWHLSPAVTERQERLQASIRLFNRLAEEQGLPLVSVDESPIRYIAAGGPPVAYNLTGRLLDAGFFVDTASYPAVAAKRSGARVTLTYHHTDADIVALVDAIAAALPAALADEGSSAEELVSVFSRQLAGRPVRLRPVPVAPAIPLRAMDSVESAPSADGELRLERHDTIGTVDRDEWDRMLAGRGAFGWAALRTFERAFDGDPASDPQGWRFTYWIVRDASDAPVAATFFTTACWKDDMLSTVEVSAEVERRRAELPMYLTSTVVGMGSLITEGDHLWLDRSADWRAALRLLLTAARTEEEKVGASALALRDLEDDGSPEAQELHDFLVGEGFLRLPTMPTWERELDFADDTQFLAGLAKKARYHQRTAVLSWEDRYQVENIVGGSSAAAALTTAERDHLYRLYRNVHARNLELNVFPLPRRLFDEVLAESCWELALLRLTDGPDEPIAFALLYHGPEHVAPVFVGLDYTYVASHRSYQQTLWQTFRTGQRRGAKRLLLGMSADLQKSRFGARPRRRVVYLQPTEQYQADVLNQLTEAIAAQAA
- a CDS encoding response regulator, with the protein product MNPDQSAESIVRLLSNSLTFGIRTPLHSLLGFGELLVMAGLDESQRQLAEQVISGAEEVLSACNRIGALLGVLATRASGSTAAEPAARSFDLPELLGEVTAVVSTTTSVGVQIDPRIPTSLVGDRDALVDALSELVTNAVAHGRPPFAIAVERAGHSGPEGLPVRFSVTDAGPGLPAHVWAGLHSARPTPPEDGRHFGLYLARLLADRLGGRLTATRGSAGGTAVTLSAPLRPADSAVPGAAVRAVASRMGLRVLLVEDNTVNRILAQRQFARLGHALDTVTTGAAGIAAAIQGDYDVVLMDRHLPDIDGIETTRRIRAAEEQLAVPRRVRVIAVTADVSSGTQEECLAAGMDGFLSKPVDLERLRAALATVTPGADAPAPPTEITAPATPLPTQVEVDVAVVTRLTEELDGDRSAAMGLLRAYLTELPGRRLRLQGAIRRSNTRQTVAAADSLRSASITVGAVRVARACTRIGVAAETGDLLACHNLLPELLEACEKANAMLGRMVSVPEPVSS
- a CDS encoding ATP-binding protein, with amino-acid sequence MTNRTTEPATSGAAYSVDDRSGVELLVEVGTLLSASTVTALDSGLELSVVAVAAYVGGRRGELVVRPASNPGPTDPFPLAGAEAAAGPTSLADAPGLTPGLPPMPEPGVHAASVPPPLTPAAGPAPLPDLPAGTPGIGAAPGLSDIQWQRLDEGRPIVDATSLGGPAVLLPVSHEGQVLAALRIGGLVNEAAVVENLKSGERGEVAVGAGALIGAAIARRRTLAADESEERQARAILDQIGSVIVQVDMLGRISYVNQAWTRLTGIPTEDMIGRNAMDRVHPDDHHVAAEHLVEGMRDQAQRTIKDVRFLDRDGRPRWMEVQGKAILNAAGEVIGFGGTLHDVTERRQETLNANAARDRAEQARDRAERSNRAKSEFLSRMSHELRTPLNAILGFAQLLELAELDHEDADNLNQIVRAGRHLLAVINDALDVARIETGRLSLSVEDVRVEPVVDECLDLMRPAAEENGIALGRPTASDVGMIARADRQRLRQVLINLLSNAVKYNRRGGQVTVEYHPADDAGNRVAPELADWLRITVADSGIGIPADRLNEVFVPFERLGAERTGVEGTGLGLSLAKSLMDAMGARISLSSIEGIGTTFHLDLPAMAAMPDSDHPPVLDLGPNGPTLATTTVLYVEDNPANVTLVQRVLSKREKLHLVVAPDGASGVRLVEELRPALVLLDVHLPEMSGDEVLAAVRNHADPVLRRTPVIIVTADVSGGAERRLRTAGADAFIAKPIDVHRLLTEVDLHLT
- a CDS encoding DUF309 domain-containing protein; translated protein: MNRDRDDRGRPRQARPRDALGRPLPYGDPRGVPPVSEEPLPPPQTLAEAQRLLDSGRAFSAHEVLEAAWKAAPEPERELWQGLAQFCVGITHAQRGNRAGSARLFARGVARLRPYAESPPHGVDVPGLLAWYDAHAADPTGTAPPTLT
- a CDS encoding YciI family protein — translated: MFVVTLTYVADISEVDAEEEAHLAWLDSQFADGVFVASGRRVPRHGGVILADGLDREELNRRLSLDPYAEKCLADYTVVEFDPTRVAPGYEKLRSDTATGASGVAGVPPRSASQPDA